The Natronoarchaeum mannanilyticum genome includes the window GGGCGACGTCTGCGTCGTCGAGGGCGTGATGGGGCTGTACGACGGCGACGCCTCCAGCACGGCGATGGTCGCCGCGGCGCTCGACCTGCCGGTCGTCCTCGTCGTCGACGCGAAGGCCGGCATGGAGAGCGTCGCCGCGACGGCGCTGGGGTTCCGGCAGTACGCCGAGCGGGCCGGCCGCGACGTCGACGTCGCGGGCGTGATCGCCCAGCGCGCCCACGGCGGTCGCCACGAGGCGGGGATCCGCGACGCCCTGCCCGAGGAGCTGACGTACCTCGGCCGGATCCCGCCGACCGACGAACTGGAGATCCCCGATCGCCACCTCGGGCTCCACATGGGCGAGGAGTCCCCGATCGACGCCGACGCGCTGGACGCCGCCGCCGAACACCTCCGGGTCGAGCGACTACTCGAACTCGCGCGGGCGCCGACGGCGCCCGACGCCGGGGGCGCATCCGCCGCTTCGTCGGGAACGGGACGCGAGCGGACCGAAAAGCGCGTCGCGGTCGCTCGCGACGAGGCCTTCTGCTTCTACTACCCGGCGACGATCGAACGGCTCCGCGAGCGCGCCGAGATCGTCACGTTCGCGCCGACCGACGGCGACGACCTCCCCGACTGCGACGGCGTCTACCTCCCCGGCGGCTATCCGGAACTGCACGCGCCGACGCTGGCCGAGAGTCCGGCGCTCGATCGGCTCGCCGAGCGCAGCGCCGACGGGCTGCCGATCCTCGGCGAGTGCGGCGGCCTGATAGCGCTCTCGGAGTCGCTGACGACGACCGACGGCGAGCGCCACGCGATGGCCGGCGCGCTGCCGGCCGACGTGCAGATGCACGACCGGTACCGGGCGCTGGACCACGTCGAGCTGGAGGCCAAATCGAATACGCTCACCGCCGTGAGCGGGGCGACGCTCCGGGGCCACGAGTTCCACTACTCCAGCGCCGACGTCGACGCCGACGCCCGGTTCGCCTTCGACGTCGTCCGCGGCGACGGCATCGACGAGGGCCGGGACGGGCTCACCGAGCACCGGACGCTGGGGACGTACTGTCACGTCCACCCCGAGAGCGGCGCGTTCGACGCGTTCGTCGACTCGCTCTGAGCGACGCCGATCGCCGGTCCGGTTTTCACGGATACACCCCTCGAACCGCCCACGGAGCGGTCGTTGCCGTCCGATCCTAATCGTCGGTACGTTCGGGGACTCGACGCAATTCTATATCGCGGTATGTGATTTATACCGGTCCGACCCCGGTCTCCAAAATCTGCGTAAAGATAGTAAGATCCCTGTCGTCAGGCCCACTCCAGCCCGGCGGGACCGATCCGCGCCGTCTCCTTCAGGGCGTCTTCCTCGCGGCCGACGTGTTCCTCGGCCCAGACCGCCATCGTCTCGGCGAGTTCGTCGACCACGTCGGGATGCTCGTCGGAGATGTCGTCTTGCTCCCACGGATCGTCGATCACGTCGTAGAGCGCGACCTCCGGGAGCCGATCGGCCCACTGGCCGGGGTGATACGTCCGGACGAGCTTCCAGCGCTCGGTCCGCACCGCGCGCTGGGCGGTGTACAGCCCGTGGTCGACGACGACGAACTCCCGGCTCTCCGCTCCCGCGTCTGCGACCGCCGGCCGCAGCGACCGACCCTGCCACCGCGCCGGGCGTTCGACGCCGAGGTAGTCGGCGACGGTCGGCGCGAGATCGACGTTCGTCACCAGGTGATCGCGGGCGCCCGGCGAGACGTCGGCGTCGGCGGGCGGTTTGACGAGCAGAGGGATCCGCTGGGTGCCGTCGTGCGTGCTCCAGTGCTCGCGGTAGAGCCCGTGCTCGCCGAACTCCTCGCCGTGATCGGCGGTGACGATCACGAGCGAGTCCTCGTAGAGCCCCCGATCCTTCAGGAACGCGGCCAACCGACCGATCTGTCGGTCGACGTGGCGGATCTCCGCGTCGTACTCGGCGAGCAGCGCCGCGAGGTCGTCGCGGTCCGATATCCCCTGCTCGGACGCCGACCGCCACCGGTCCCACTCGCGGTGTTCGGCAATCTGCGCCTCCGTCGGGTGGGGCGGCATCGGCGGATCGGCGAACGCGGCGACCTCCTCGTCGGTCCTGTTGTACGGCGCGTGAGGGTCCCAGTACTGGACGTACAGGTAGAACTCCTCGCCGGCGTGATCGTCGAGAAAGTCGAGGGCGAGATCGGTGACGTCCGCGCCGCGGGGCGTCTGGAAGTACTCGCCGTCGCCCGGCGGCTCCTGGGGCTGGTAGAACTCGTGCCAGAGCTGGTAGAACCACGGCGCCGGATGGCGGGGGAACGAGGAGACCGCGCCCGTCGCGATCCGCTCGTGGAACAGCGACTCTGGCAGCGTCCGCCAGTCGGGGTGGTACGCGCCGTCCGACCGGTGGTGCGGGGAGTTGATCGCCCGGGCCTGCGGACCGTGCGAGGCGACCCCGTTGTGGATGCCGTAGCGACCGGTGAGCGTTCCCGCCCTGGAGGGCATACACGGGGAGTTCGCGGCGTAGGCGTTCTCGAATTGAACGGCGTCCGCGGCGATTTCGTCGACGTTCGGCGTCGTGTCGCCCTCGTACCCGTACGCTCCGACGTGGTCCGGCCGGAGCGAGTCGACGTCGATGTGGATGACCGGCATCGTCCGTGCGTCGACGGATCGGCAAAAAAGGATTACGACGGACGCGACCGCACGCGCGGGGCTTTTACCGCCGCGCGCGCTACGGTGACGATATGGTGCAGAACGTCGCCGGGGTGTTGCCCGAGCTCGAGCCCGAGGACTTCCACCTCCTGTCGGGGATCGAGCAGGGGATGCGCTTCTCGGAGTGGGTCGCCAAGGAGAAGATCCCGAAGTTCTCCCGGCTGACGGCCGAGGAGGTCGACTACCGGATCGACCGGTGTCTCGACCGGGACCTGATCGAGCGCAAGACCATCCAGTACGAGGGCTACACCCTCAAGTTCGAGGGGTACGACGCGCTGGCGCTGCACAGCTTCGCCGAGCGCGACACGATTTCGGGCTTCGGCGCGTCGCTCGGCGTCGGCAAGGAAAGCGACGTCTACGAGGTCCAGTCCTACGAACCGATGGCGCTGAAGTACCACCGCGAGGGGTACACCAACTTCCGCGAGGTGATGAAAGAGCGCGATTACACGTCCGACCGCGACCACGTTTCGTGGCTCTACACCGCGCGGAAGGCCGCCGAGCGCGAGTTCGAGTCGCTGGAGGCGCTGTACCCCCAGGTCTCGGTGCCCCGTCCGATCGGCCAGAACCGTCACGCCATCGTGATGGAGAAGATCGACGGCGTCGAGCTCTCGCGGACCAAACTCGAAGACGACCAAGTCCGGCCGGTGCTGGGGCTGATCCTCCGGGAGATGCGCGACGCGTACGACGAGGGGCGGGTTCACGCCGACATGAGCGAGTACAACGTGTTCGTCTCCGAGGACGGGATCACGATCTTCGACTGGCCCCAGGCGATCCCGACCGACCACGAAAATGCGGAAGAGTTCCTGGAGCGAGACGTCGAGAACATCGTGGGCTACTTCCGTCGGAAGTATCCCCAGCTCGTCGGCGACGCGGACGTCGAGGCGCTGGGGGCGGCGCTGGCCGACGGGTCGTACGACTCCGTCGGGGAGTTCGTCGACGAGTAGCCTATTTTTTGCGATAGCAGCCATCTCCGGGGCGAATCTGTGGACCTGCCGAGAGACGCCCGTTCAGGGAATAAACCATATATCGCGATAGCAAATCGTCGGGGCGGTGCCGATCCGCGGGGGGAACTGGAGGGCTGGTCTGTACGAGGAATCGGTTGTGAGCGGCTATAGACGGCCGAAACAGCGGGATCCGCCGAGGTCGTCAACTTATCGTCCGGAAGACATATACCAGACGCGCCGGAGCATCTCGATATGTTCCTCCCCGCATACCGAGCGAACGACGGTGCACTAACCGCCAGCTCCACGACGAATCCCACCGCGAGCTACGGGGGTGCGTGATTCGATGCGTTCGAACGCCGGTTCCGAGTCCGAAGCCGTCTTCGAGTGCCTCGCCGAGAAACGGCGACGTGACGTCGTCGCGGCGCTTCGAGGCCGCGGTGCGGCGTCGCTGCGCGAACTCGCGGATTCGATCGCCGACCCGAACGACAGAACGGAGCGCGTCGAACTCGAACTCCACCACCGCCACTTGCCGAAGCTGGCCGACGCGGGGCTCGCGGAGTACGATCCGGACGATCGTACGATCGAACCGTCCGAGGGGACCGCTGCGGCGGACGTCGTCGCACGGACCGTAGAACAGTGCGGGGCGCTGTGTCCGGACGCCGAGCCGACGCGGAGCGACCGCGCGCGACTCGAGTGAAGAGAGTCGCTCGTTACTCTTCGAGAGCGTCCTCGGCGGACTGACCCTCGTAGACGACCTTCTCGAGGGCGTCGAGGATCGCGGTGGGGTCGTCGCGCTGCCAGACGTTGCGGCCGACCGCGAGGCCGCTCGCGCCGGCGTCCATCGCCGTCTCCACGGTCGAAAGGAACTCGTAGTCGCTGGTCTTCGAGCCGCCGCTGAGGACGACGTTGGTGTTACCCGCCGCGTCGACGGCCCACTCCATGGCCTCGCCGCTGCGAGGGTACTTCACCTTGACCAGGTCGGCGCCGAGTTCGAGGCCGATCCGCGTCGCGTACGCGATCGTCTCGGGCTTGCGGTGCTCCTTGATCGCCTGCCCGCGGGGGTACGACCACATCGCGACCGGAAGCCCCTCCTCGCGGGCCTCTTCCTGGACTTCCTGGAAGTCCTCGAACATCTGGGGCTCGGTGTTCGTGCCGGGGTACACCGTGTAGCCGATGGCGTCGGCGCCCATCTCCGCGGCGTACTCGACGGACCACGTCTGGGGCGAGTAGGGTTCGCCCATCCAGAGGCTGCTGGAGCCGTTACATTTCGCGAGGAGGTTCACCTGGTCGTCGTAGGAGGGGTAGTACTGCTCGGCCAACCCCTTCTGGACCGCGAACGCCGTCACGGCGTCGTGGGTCGCCATGTCGAACACCGTCGACGGATCGAGACGGTCCTCGACGCCGGCGAACGCGCCGGGGCCGTGTTCCAGGCCGTGGTCGTGTGCGAGGATGATCGATTTGCCGTCGCGGGCGATCGGGGAGTCTGCGGGCACAGTCATGTACAATCATAACTAACGATTCTCGATCACTAAATACTACTGAACGTGATTGTTTCGTACAGTTATCGAGAGGGAATATCGGAGTTCGTTCGAAATCGTGCGGGCGCCGGCCGGATCGGCGCTGCCGGCGGTCAGGAGAACAGCTTCTTCAGCCGGGCGACCAGGCCGCCGTCCGACGAGCGGTCGGCGGATCGGGAGCCGGCGTCCGCGGTCGGCTCGTCGGCGCTCGACGCCGCTGCGGCGTCGTCCGACGTAGCCGACCCGTCCGCGGCGTCGTCCGCGTCGGCCTCGTCGCCGGCCGCTCCGGCGTCCTCGGCGGACGCCGCGTCGGCGTCGCCCTCGACGCGCTCGATCGCCTCGTCGATCAGGCCGCCGGCGTCGTTGACGCCGTCCTTGACCGAGCCCTTCACGACGACCTTGCCGTCGAAGCGGTCGGTCTGGACCGACGTGTCGGCCGCGATGAGCACGGCGTCGGCCTCGGCGATCGCGTCGGACGGGATCTCGTTTTCGGTTCCCATGGCGCCCTGGACCTCGACGTGGATCTCGTGGCCGCGTTCCTCGGCGGTGGTCTCTAAGTTCTCGGCGGCCATCTGGCTGTGCGCGATGCCGGTCGGACACGCTGTGACGGCTACGAATTTCATGATTCTTGATCTAGGATACGGCGTACGTCCCCTTTAGTGCTTGCCGCGAGCGCCCGGTCCGCGACGTCGCGGGCGTCGGCAGTGTCTATTTCCTCTACCTGCGCCTTCACGTCCGGGATCGTCACGGCGCTCATGCTCAGCTCGTCGAGACCGAGCCCGACGAGCAACTCCGTCAGCTCCGGGTCGCCGGCCATCTCGCCGCACATCCCGATCCAAGCGTCGTTGTCGTGAGCGGCCTCGACGGCCCGGTCGATCGCCCGCAGCACCGGCGGGTGGCGCGGGTCGTGGAGGTGCGCGACGGCGTCGTTCTCGCGCGCGGCGGCCATCACGTACTGGGCGAGGTCGTTCGTCCCGATGCTGAGGAAATCCACGCGCGCGGCGAACTCGTCGGCCATCAGCGCGGCCGCGGGCGTCTCGACCATGACGCCGAGCTCGGGCACCGCGTAGTCGACGCCCGCCTCGTCGAGATCGCTCGCGATCTCGTCGACCCGTTCGAGCGCGGCGTCGAGCTCCTCGACGGTCGCCACGAGCGGGAACATCACCGACAGCGTCCCCGCGCCCTCGGCGGCGGCCCGAAGCAGCGCGCGCAGTTGCGTCTCGAACAGGTCGCCGTCGTCGCCCAGCGACCGCCGGATGCCGCGGTTGCCCAGGAACGGGTTCTCCTCTTCGGGCAGATCGAGGTACGGGACGGGCTTGTCGCCGCCCACGTCCAGCGTGCGGACGACGACCCGCCCCTCGGGGAACGCGTCGAGCGCCTCGGCGTACGTCTCGACCTGCTCGTCCTCGTCCGGCGGCGACTCGCGATCGAGGAAGAGGAACTCGGTGCGGTAGAGGCCGACGCCGTCGGCGCCCTGCGCGTCGGCGCCCTCGAGTTCGGCGGAGGTGCCGAGGTTCGCGGCGACCTCGACTTCGCGGCCGTCGGCGGTCTCGACGCGCTCGGCCCTGACGTCGACCTCGCGCTCGGTCGCGACGCGCTCGCGGGTCTCCTCGTCGGGATCGACGATCACGGCGTCGTTCTCGGCGTCGACGGCGACGTCGGCGCCCTCCTCGATCTCCGCGAGGGCGTCGCCGACGCCGACGACCGCCGGGATGCCCAGCGACCGCGCGAAGATGGCGGCGTGGGAGGTGCGCCCGCCGGTCATCGTCGCGAAGCCGGCGACCCGTTCGGGGTCGAGCTGTGCCGTGTCGCTGGGCGTGAGCCGCTCGGCCAGCAACACGGTGCCCTCGGGGAGCTCGGCGAGGTCGATGCGCTCGCCGCCCGAGAGGATCCGGAGGAGCCGGTCGCGGATGTCGCGCATGTCGTCGGCGCGCTCGGCCATCATCCCCTCCATCCCCTCGAACTGCTCGATGGCGGCGTCGAACGAGCGGGCGACGCCGGCCTCCGCGGCGGCGCCGTCGTCGATCGCGTCCTCGACGCCGTCGGTGATCTGGGGGTCGTCGAGGAACTGCAGGTGCGCGTCGAACACGGCGGCCTCCTCCTCGCCGACGCGCTCGGCGGTGCGCTCGCGCTCGGTCTCGAGTTCCTCGCGGGCGGTCGCGCGCGCCTCGTCGAACCGCTCGCGCTCGGTCTCCGGGTCGGCGGCAGTCACGTCCTCCGGGTCCGGGTGCTCGCCGGGGCGGTACCAGCGCGCGTTCCCGAGCCCCGACAGCGGCGTCACGCCGACGCCGTCGAGCGTCTCACTCATACTCGTCTTCCGGCGTCGTGAGGACGTCTTCGAGCGCGTCGATCGCCGCCTCCTCGTCGGGACCGTCGGCCGCGAGCACGACGTCCTCGCCGGACTTGACGCCCAGTCCCGTGACAGCGAGCATGCTCGCGGCGTTGACCGGCTCGTCGCCGTTGGCGGCGACGGTGATCTCGCTGTCGTACTCGTTTGCCGTCTCGACGAACTTCGAGGCCGGGCGGGCGTGCAGACCGTCCTCCGGGACGACCGTGACGGTGCGCTCGATCATTGTTCGACCGCCTCCAGCACGATCTCCTGGACGCGCTCTTTCGATTCGGCCTCGTGGAGATCGTCGCGCGTCTCCTCGTGCATCAGCGAGCGAGAGAGCGAGCTGAGCATCTGGAGGTGCTCCTCGCCGCCCTCCTCGGGGACCAGCAGCATGAAGATCAGCGTCGCCGGCTCGTCGTCCATGGCGTCGAAGTCGATCCCGTCGGGGACGCGCGTGAACGCGATCGTCGGCGAGCGGACAGCCGCGCTTTTCGCGTGGGGGATGCCGATCCCCATGCCGACGCCGGTCGTCGCTTCCTCCTCACGTTCGAGGAGATCTTCGAGAGCCTGCTCGCGGTCGGAGACGCGGTCGGCGTCGACCGCGAGGTCGAGCAGGAACTCGATGACGCCGCGCTTGTCGGCGGGCGCGCCTTCGAGAGCGATCAGATCTGTCGTCAGCGGGGTGTGTTCCGAGTCGGAGTTCATACGTGTATAGTGGGTTTGATGTTGTAAATAGGACCGTGGTAAGCGGTCGAGTCGATCAGGCCGCGGCGCCGGCCTCCGGTTCGTCGGCGGTCGCTTCTTCGTGGTCGGGCTTGAGCATCGCGACCAGGCCGGCGGTCACGAGCGTACCCAGCGCGATGCACGCGAGGAAGCCGATGATGTTCTCGGCGACGAAGATCACGAAGATGCCGCCGTGGGGCGCGGGCATCCCGACGCCGAGGCCCATCGCGGAACCGGCGGCGACCGCGCTCCCGACCATGATGCTCGGGATGACACGGAGCGGGTCAGCGGCGGCGTAGGGGATCGCGCCCTCGGTGATGAAGGAAAGTCCCATCGGCACGGCCGCGATGGCGTTTTCCTTCATCTCGGGAGCGAACTTGTGGGGCGCGACGAAGTTCGCCAGCGCGAGGCCCAGCGGCGGCGTCATGCCGGCGATCATCACGGCGGCCATCGGCCCGTAGATGCCGTCGGCGACCAGCACGGTGCCGAAGACGTACGCGACCTTGTTGACGGGGCCGCCCATGTCGAAGGCCATCATCGCGCCGAGGATCAGGCCGAGGATGACGGCGTTCGAGCCCTGCATGCCTTCGAGCGTGTTGGTCAGCGCGGTGTCGGCCAGCGCGATCGGGACGCCGAGCACGAGGATGACCAGCGGCGCGAGCAGCGCTGTCGTGAACACCGGGATCACGAGGATCGGCATCATCGGCTGGACCGACGACGGCACGTTCCATCCCTTCATCCACTTGGCGACGTAGCCCGCGAGGAGACCGGCCACGATCGCGCCGAGGAAGCCGGCGCTGGCCCCCTCCGAGGAGATGCCGACCAGCTCGCCCGCCTGGACGATGATCGTCGTCTGTTGGATCGCGTACGCGAGGATGAACCCCGGTGCGAGCCCGGGTTTGTCCGCGATTGCGTACGCGATGTATCCCCCGAGGACCGGAATCATGATCGTCAGCCCGAGACCGCCGACCTGACCCAGGAACCATCCGAGCGATCCGGGGTGCTGGAAGACCGTTTCCGTGTCGCCGACCGTCCACGGTAGTTCCGCCACGAGGAACGCCAGCGCGGTGAAGATCCCGCCGATCGTGACGAACGGAATCATGAAGGAGACCCCCGTCATGAGGTCTTCTTTCACCGAAGTGACGTGCGAGCGCAGCCTGTTTTCTGCCTGGTCTTTGGTTGCCATTGTCGCTCTGGAAGCTAGTACTTCCACATATGCAAAAGTATTTTCGGACGTGATTGTTTACTACTGTTCTGTCCCCGGCAGGGGTCGATATCGTTCACGATAGGGGAGACGCCATCGCAGAATCGCCGCCTAAGTCGCTCTCTCGGCATCGAGTAGCAATATTTGCGAGACTGCGTATCGTCATCACGTACCAATACCTGCAGAATCAATCACCCGAACGCCACACACCGGCAGTTTACTTCCGATACGTCCCGATTCGAGCGCCGATATGCCGCATATCGATATATTCCGATCACGTACGATCGAAAGAGGTGATAAACAGTTATAGCGGTGGGTCCCAACGTGTCGAACGAACGGACGACTCATGCTACCGGAAGCACGCCAGCGAAAGATCGTCGAACTCGTCTCCGAGCGGGACGGCTGTTCGGTCGAGGAACTCTCCGAGAAGATGGACTGCTCGAAGGCGACGATCCGCCGGGATCTGAACGAGCTCGCGGATCGCCAGCTGATCGAGCGCTCACACGGCGGCGCCGTCCCCGCGACGTCGGTCGGCCAGGAGCAGACGTACCGCCAGAAGGAGGTTCAAAATCTCGACGGCAAGGTCGCGATCGCCGAGCGGGCGGTCGAGGAGGTCCACGACAACCAGGTCGTGTTCTTCGACGCCGGCTCGACGACGATGCAGGTCGCAAAGCAACTGCCCGCCAACGACACCGTGCTGGCGGTCACGAACTCCCCGCTGCAGGCGATGGAACTCGACGACGACGGCACCGAGGTCAAACTCACCGGCGGGTCGCTGCGCCGCCCGACCCGGGCGCTCGTGGGGCCGAGCGCCGAGCGGTTCATGGAGCGGATGACGTTCGACGTGCTATTTCTGGGAACGAACGCCATCGCCGCCGACGGCGGGCTGATGACGCCCAACGAGGACGAGGCGCGGATCAAGGAGCTGATGATCGAGAAGTCCCACCGGGTCGTGCTGGTCGCCGACGGGTCGAAGATCGGCGAGCAGAGCTTCATCAGCTTCGCCGACATCGCCGACATCGACGTGTTCGTCACCGACGCCGACGTGCCGAGTGACCTCGCCGAACAGTTCGAGACCGACGACGTCACGCTCGCGGAGGTACGATGATCGTCACCGTGACGTTCAACCCGGCGGTCGACCACACCATCCAGGTCGACGCCATGCCGGCGCCGGGCGCCGTCGCGCGCACCGACCGGGCGCAGTTCGACGCCGGCGGCAAGGGGATCAACGTCTCGCAGTACCTGACCGGGCTGGGCGCCGACACCGTCGCGACGGGGCTGGTCGGGGACTTCCTCGGCGAGTACATCCGGAGCGAGCTCGACGACGCGGAAATCCCGGCCGATCTCGTCGAGATCGACGGCAAAACCAGACTTAACACGACGATCCTCTCCGACGACGGCGAGTTCAAGATCAACCACGACGGGCCGACCGTCGGCGCCGCGGTCGTCGACGACGCGATCGACGCGATCGAGCGCCACGACCCCGAAATGTGTCTGGTCGCCGGGAGCCTCCCGCCGGGGCTCGGACCCGGAGCCATCGATCGGATCGCCCGCGCGGGCGAGTGGGACGCCGTCGTCGACGTCGGCGGCGCGACGCTCCAGGAACTCGACGCCGACTACGCGCTGTGCAAGCCCAACTGGGAGGAACTCGCCGCCGCCGTCGACCGGCCGGTCGAGACAGTCGAGGACTGTCTCCTCGCCGCGGACGCGCTCCGCGAACGGGGATTCGAGCGCGTCGTCGCCTCGCTGGGCGCCGACGGCGCCCTGCTGGCGAGCCCCGACGCACTTGTTCACGCCGCCGCGTTAGACGTCGAGGTCGCCGACACGGTCGGCGCCGGCGACGCGATGCTGGCGGGCGTGCTCTCGGAACTCGTCGACGAGGGAGACGAGCGGGCGGCGCTGCGCCGCGGCGTCGCCGTCGCCTCGCGAGTCGTCGCGAACACCGGGACGACGGTCCCCTCGTTCGCGGAGCTGGACGCCGCGGCCGACCGCGTCGAACTCACCGACTACTCCTCGCTGCGCGAGTGAGCGGCACGTCCGTTCTCATCGAGTCGTCCACTACGTCGCCGCGCCGTCCACGACGCCGCCGCGCCGTCCGAGTCGTCTACCGCACTGTCAGTTCTACGGCCGCTCACCCGCCGAGCCGCTCCTCCAGCTCATCGATCATCTCGGGCGACCCGAAGAAGGTCGGGAGCCGCTGGTGGAGCCCCTCGGGTTCGACGTCGAGGATACGCTCGTGGCCGGTCGAGGCCGCCCCGCCGGCCGATTCGACGACGTAGGCCACCGGGTTCGACTCGTACTGCAGCCGGAGCACGCCGTCGGGCCGCGAGCGCTGGGCCGGATAGCCGACGATGCCGCCCTTCGCGAGCAGGTGCTGGACGTCGGCGACCATCGCGCCGGTGTACCGGAGCTTCGTGCGGTGGTACAGATCGTCGGCGAACTCGGCGACGGGGTCGAACCACGTGTCGGGCCCGCCCGCGAACCCCCAGATGGCGTTTTCCTCGGCCAGCGAGACCGGCGTCGAGTCGACGATCTCGCCGTCCGAAAGGACGTACTCGGTCGCCTCGCCGTCGACCGCGACGGTCAGCGTCGTCGTCGGGCCGAACACCAGTACCATCCCCGCGATCAGGTCGTCGCCCGTCGCGGGGAGCTCGCCGTCGTACACCGCCAGGATCGTTCCGACGGTCGTGTTCGACGCCAGGTTCGAGGAGCCGTCGAGCGGGTCGGTCGCGACGGCGAGCCCGCCGCCGACGTCCGCGATTTCCTCGCGCTCCTCGCTGGCGAACGCGCCGACGCCGTCGATCGGCGCCAGCACCTCGTAGAGCAGTTCGTCGAGTTTGCGGTCGGCGAGCGACTGCTCGTCGCCGCTGGGGTTCGTCCCGCTTTTCGCCCCTCGGTGGTCGCCCAGGGCCGCCCGCAGTTCGGGCGCGACCTCGACCACCGCGTCGACGACCTCGTCGACGACGCCGCTCATCGCGCCTCCGTGCCGGCTCGTCCGTCCGCGGATCGCTGTTCGGTCATGCGAGAGTCCACTCCGTGCGCCCACTAACCGTTTGCGGACGCGCTCGTTTTCGTTCGGTCGACGCGGGAACGCCGGACGATCGGTCAGATCGGACGGTGCAGCTCCGGGCACCTGTCGCGTCGGCCGTACTACAACAGCAGCGAGATGATCGCCAACACGAGGAAGATCAGCACGAACACGCGGGCGATGTCCATCGAGACGCCGGCGACGCCCCGGGCGCCGACGGCCGCCGCGATGATCGCCAGCACGAAAAACAGGATCGCCCACTGCAGGAACTCTCCCGTGAGCTGAACCGGGAGCGCCTGCGCGGCGACGGAGAGGCTCACGCGCGATCACCTCGATGCACGGGACGCTGTGGTGTCCGCGAGTCGAACCCCCGCCGTGACGGACTGCGTGCCATCGACATACTGGCAGGTTCGCCGAGATCGGACTTTGTAACGGCCCGGTTATCGCCGGAAATCCGCGATTACTCGGCGTGACGCCCCCGCGGAGCGGGCGGGACGACCGGTGCCGTGAGAGAACACGCGGCCCCCGACGGGGCGGGTTTCGAAGCCCTTATGCGCCGAACCGGACAAGAATCTCCCACTCGCTGGACGACACGGGCACCAGCGGGCACCTGCCGCACGCGCGACAGGACGGGATGTGGCCGGACTGCCGGCTGAACCACGCAACGCCCGTGGTGATAACCATGGCACGAAGCTTCTACTCGCACATCAAGGACGCCTGGAAGGATCCGGGCGACGGACAGCTCGCGGAACTGCAGTGGCAGCGCAAGCAGGAGTGGCGCGATCAGGGCGCAATCGAGCGCGTCGAGCGCCCCACCCGCCTTGACAAGGCCCGTGAACTGGGCTACAAGGCGAAGCAGGGCGTCGTCGTCGCGCGCGTCAGCGTCCGCAAGGGCTCTGCGCGCAAGGTCCGACACAAGGCCGGCCGCCGAACGAAGCGCCAGGGGGTCAACCGCATCACGCGGCGCAAGAACCTCCAGCGCATCGCCGAGGAGCGCGCCAGCCGCAAGTTCCGCAACCTGCGCGTCCTGAATAGCTACTGGGTCGGCGAGGACGGCAGCCAGAAGTGGCACGAAGTCATCCTCATCGATCCGAACCACCCCGCGATCGAGAACGACGACGAGCTCAACTGGATCTGCGACGACACCCACCAGGGTCGCGCGTTCCGCGGCAAGACCAGCGCCGGCCAGCGCGGCCGGGGTCAGCAGAACCGCGGCAAGGGTACCGAGCACACCAAGCCCTCGATCAGCGGCGACCGCAACCGCGGCAAGTAGACGCCGCCTTCGATTTTCCGTATTTTTCGGCCCCGTAGCCGCGGCGCCGCGCACCGCGCTGATAACGGGGTCTCACCGTCGCGCCCGCTACGCGGCCGCCCGCAGCGCTCGCTACGGCACCGCCGCCAGACCGTTCGATCGGCAAACAAGTTCAAGCGTGATGACGACAA containing:
- the ptsP gene encoding phosphoenolpyruvate--protein phosphotransferase, translated to MSETLDGVGVTPLSGLGNARWYRPGEHPDPEDVTAADPETERERFDEARATAREELETERERTAERVGEEEAAVFDAHLQFLDDPQITDGVEDAIDDGAAAEAGVARSFDAAIEQFEGMEGMMAERADDMRDIRDRLLRILSGGERIDLAELPEGTVLLAERLTPSDTAQLDPERVAGFATMTGGRTSHAAIFARSLGIPAVVGVGDALAEIEEGADVAVDAENDAVIVDPDEETRERVATEREVDVRAERVETADGREVEVAANLGTSAELEGADAQGADGVGLYRTEFLFLDRESPPDEDEQVETYAEALDAFPEGRVVVRTLDVGGDKPVPYLDLPEEENPFLGNRGIRRSLGDDGDLFETQLRALLRAAAEGAGTLSVMFPLVATVEELDAALERVDEIASDLDEAGVDYAVPELGVMVETPAAALMADEFAARVDFLSIGTNDLAQYVMAAARENDAVAHLHDPRHPPVLRAIDRAVEAAHDNDAWIGMCGEMAGDPELTELLVGLGLDELSMSAVTIPDVKAQVEEIDTADARDVADRALAASTKGDVRRILDQES
- the ptsH1 gene encoding phosphocarrier protein HPr → MERTVTVVPEDGLHARPASKFVETANEYDSEITVAANGDEPVNAASMLAVTGLGVKSGEDVVLAADGPDEEAAIDALEDVLTTPEDEYE
- a CDS encoding PTS sugar transporter subunit IIA, producing the protein MNSDSEHTPLTTDLIALEGAPADKRGVIEFLLDLAVDADRVSDREQALEDLLEREEEATTGVGMGIGIPHAKSAAVRSPTIAFTRVPDGIDFDAMDDEPATLIFMLLVPEEGGEEHLQMLSSLSRSLMHEETRDDLHEAESKERVQEIVLEAVEQ
- a CDS encoding PTS fructose transporter subunit IIC, which codes for MATKDQAENRLRSHVTSVKEDLMTGVSFMIPFVTIGGIFTALAFLVAELPWTVGDTETVFQHPGSLGWFLGQVGGLGLTIMIPVLGGYIAYAIADKPGLAPGFILAYAIQQTTIIVQAGELVGISSEGASAGFLGAIVAGLLAGYVAKWMKGWNVPSSVQPMMPILVIPVFTTALLAPLVILVLGVPIALADTALTNTLEGMQGSNAVILGLILGAMMAFDMGGPVNKVAYVFGTVLVADGIYGPMAAVMIAGMTPPLGLALANFVAPHKFAPEMKENAIAAVPMGLSFITEGAIPYAAADPLRVIPSIMVGSAVAAGSAMGLGVGMPAPHGGIFVIFVAENIIGFLACIALGTLVTAGLVAMLKPDHEEATADEPEAGAAA
- the glpR gene encoding HTH-type transcriptional regulator GlpR, with the protein product MLPEARQRKIVELVSERDGCSVEELSEKMDCSKATIRRDLNELADRQLIERSHGGAVPATSVGQEQTYRQKEVQNLDGKVAIAERAVEEVHDNQVVFFDAGSTTMQVAKQLPANDTVLAVTNSPLQAMELDDDGTEVKLTGGSLRRPTRALVGPSAERFMERMTFDVLFLGTNAIAADGGLMTPNEDEARIKELMIEKSHRVVLVADGSKIGEQSFISFADIADIDVFVTDADVPSDLAEQFETDDVTLAEVR
- the pfkB gene encoding 1-phosphofructokinase, which produces MIVTVTFNPAVDHTIQVDAMPAPGAVARTDRAQFDAGGKGINVSQYLTGLGADTVATGLVGDFLGEYIRSELDDAEIPADLVEIDGKTRLNTTILSDDGEFKINHDGPTVGAAVVDDAIDAIERHDPEMCLVAGSLPPGLGPGAIDRIARAGEWDAVVDVGGATLQELDADYALCKPNWEELAAAVDRPVETVEDCLLAADALRERGFERVVASLGADGALLASPDALVHAAALDVEVADTVGAGDAMLAGVLSELVDEGDERAALRRGVAVASRVVANTGTTVPSFAELDAAADRVELTDYSSLRE